ATCGATGGATGCTGAATTGAAGGAGAACGAGATGAATATGCGTAAGGACATTAAAGAAGATCTGCAGGCCATGTTTGAAGCAGCAGGTGTAAAAAATATATCTGCTTATGATTCAGGGCATGCAATGGGCCATGGTATTCATGAAATGGGAACAGCACGTATGGGTCGTGATCCCAAAACATCTGTACTGAATGGCAATAACCAAGTATGGGATGCACCAAACGTATTCGTTACTGATGGTGCATGTATGACAAGCGCTTCCTGTGTTAATCCATCTTTAACGTATATGGCATTAACAGCCAGGGCTGCTTCATTTGCTGTAAGTGAATTAAAAAAAGGAAACCTGTAAAAAAATAATTAAGCAACTTTAAAATCAACTTTTTATATGAATCGTCGTGATCTCCTAAAACAAATAGCATTACTTACCGGTGGTGCAGTTATTGGTGGCGAATTGTTTTTAGCTGGTTGTAAAACCGGGCCTAAAGTAGCAGCAGATTTTTCTGCCGCCAATATTTCTTTACTTGATGAAGTAGCTGAAACTATTATTCCTGCAACTTCAACGCCAGGCGCAAAAGCTGCTAAAGTTGGTGAGTTTATGAAAGTGATGGTAACAGATTGTTACACCCAGCGCCAGCAGGATGCATTCATGAGTGGTATTGGCGAACTTGAAGATGCCTGCAAAAAAATGCACAGCAAATCGTTTATGGAATGTACACCTGAACAACGCAAAGCATTATTAGTAAGTCTTGAAAAAGAAGCCAAAGAGTTCAATACCAAACGTGATGAAGCAGATAAACCATTGCGGGAAGAACATCATCAGAGAAATGAAACCAAGGCATGGAAAGATCAAACAGAGTTTGAAGGCGCACCAAGCCATTATTATACTATGATGAAGCAGTTAACGTTGACGGGCTTTTTTACATCTAAGACCGGTATGACAGAAACACTGCGTCATGTACCTATTCCAGGCAAGTTTGATGGTGAGTTCCCTTATGCAAAGGGTGATAAAGCATGGGCAGAATAAAGTATAAAGCAACGGCTTAGTTCTTGCAAACGTCTTTAAACAGCAAACGCTTACTTTAAACATACACTTCCGCTAAATGAATGTTTAGCGGAGGTTTCAATTTCACAAAAAATGGCTTACAATCGCAGATCATTCTTAAAAACTTCAGCAGCTGCCACTGCAGGTATTTCATTGGCAGGCTTGCCGTTAATTTCATGCGCAAATAAATCATTGGCTGATACAAAAAAGTATGGTCTTCAGTTATACACTGTGCGTAATGATGTTGCAAAAAATCTTGCAAGCACCTTAGATTATGTTGCCAAAGCAGGTTACTCGCAAATTGAATTATATGGTTTTGATGGTAAATCGTTCTTTGGTAAATCACCAAAAGAATTGAAGGCCATGTTTGATGGATTGAAATTAACATCACCCAGTGGTCACTATAATTTTGGCCCGGTGTTAACCGAAGGCAATCTTGATTTCTGGAAGAAAGTGCTCGAAGCTGCCAACATCATGGGTAATGAATATGCAACAATCCCGTGGTTAGATGCAAATCAACGTGGTGCTGATACACTTCCGAAACTTGTTGAGCTGGTGAACAAAGCTGCAGACCTTACCAAAGCTGCGGGCTTGAAACTGGCTTACCATAATCACGACTTTGAATTTAAGAAACTGGATAATGGTAAATCATTCCTTCAAACATTGTTAGAAGGCACAGATCCTTCCATGGTTGATTTTGAATTGGATATTTACTGGTCATCTTTTATGAATGAAGATGCGGTGGAATGGTTCAATAAATATCCAGGTCGTTTTACCATGTGGCATGTAAAAGATCTTACTGTAAATAAAGAAGGTAAAAAAGAGAGTACACAAGTGGGTGATGGTACCATCAACTTCAGTAAAATTTTTGAGCACAAGAAACATGCAGGTCTAAAATATGCATTTGTAGAACAAGAGGCATACACAATGCCAGAGGAAGAGTGCATTAAGAAAAGCATTGCTTATATGAAAAAGAAAGACTGGGGTAACAGTTGATCTTCTTTCATCAACGAGATAAAGCACAGGTCAAACGCCTGTGCTTTTTTATTTACGATCAGTTCATAAAATTCGTATAATTGGTGGCTTCATTTTTACTACATTCAGTTTATGAAAAAACTATTCTTCCTTTTCTTGCTGGTTTCAGCAATCCATGCAAACGCACAAACAAAAGATAAACAACACATCCTTTCCATACTTGACGCACAAACCAACTACTGGAATGCAGGTGATCTTGAAAACTTCATGAAAGGTTACTGGAAAAGTGATTCACTCATGTTCATCGGCAAGAGCGGTGTTACGTACGGCTACAACAATACTTTAGAGAATTACAGCAAAGGATATCCCAACAGAGATGCAATGGGCATTCTCAAATTCACTATCCTGAAAGTTGAAAAGATATCGGCTGATGCATACTTTGTTGTGGGCAAATGGCATTTAACAAGAGAGAAAGTAGGTGATGTTGAAGGACATTACAGCTTACTGTTTAGAAAGATAAAAGGAGAATGGGTGATTGTGGCTGATCACAGCAGTTGATTATAACTTCCCCTTCCACAACTTGTAATAGAAATAGATCAACCCGGCAAACGAAGCAAGAAATACAATGTAATAAATGATATTACCAATGCCGGGGCTGCCTTCAAAAAAGCCCCAGTTGAGGTATAAGCCAAAGGTCATGTGCAGCAACAGAAATAGTATACCCATTGAAACCGTTTGAATGATCCGCTTCAAAAAATCCTGGGCTTCCGGCTCCATACCACTCATAACATGTAAATTTTAAGGAAAGTTACGAACATAAAAAATGCTGTTGTACAGGAGTACAACAGCATACATATGATTTTGTTTTGTTACAGCGTAAACCGAATAGCAAAACCACCCCAGTTACCATAAAAGCCATTACGGTCAGCTCCGCCTAACTCAAAAGCTGGTTGCCAATCGAGAGCAAGATTCAATGGAATATTATTGAATTTATAATCAATACCCACAACACCATCAATACCCACTGCTGTAGAATTTTTGTATATGCTTACATGAGCACCAGGTCCTACATACCATTTCAACGAACCTTCTGTACTCAGGTTACCGTGAAATTCATACAATCCTGTAATGCGTGTACCAAACCTATCGAAATAACCGATAAGCTCTATTGCATTATTCTCTTTAATAAATGTTTTGATCGACACGCCGGCACCGGCCCACACTTTTACACCAATGGCTGTTTTATATTCGGTA
The DNA window shown above is from Lacibacter sp. H375 and carries:
- a CDS encoding YybH family protein; translated protein: MKKLFFLFLLVSAIHANAQTKDKQHILSILDAQTNYWNAGDLENFMKGYWKSDSLMFIGKSGVTYGYNNTLENYSKGYPNRDAMGILKFTILKVEKISADAYFVVGKWHLTREKVGDVEGHYSLLFRKIKGEWVIVADHSS
- a CDS encoding gluconate 2-dehydrogenase subunit 3 family protein, with protein sequence MNRRDLLKQIALLTGGAVIGGELFLAGCKTGPKVAADFSAANISLLDEVAETIIPATSTPGAKAAKVGEFMKVMVTDCYTQRQQDAFMSGIGELEDACKKMHSKSFMECTPEQRKALLVSLEKEAKEFNTKRDEADKPLREEHHQRNETKAWKDQTEFEGAPSHYYTMMKQLTLTGFFTSKTGMTETLRHVPIPGKFDGEFPYAKGDKAWAE
- a CDS encoding TIM barrel protein, which encodes MAYNRRSFLKTSAAATAGISLAGLPLISCANKSLADTKKYGLQLYTVRNDVAKNLASTLDYVAKAGYSQIELYGFDGKSFFGKSPKELKAMFDGLKLTSPSGHYNFGPVLTEGNLDFWKKVLEAANIMGNEYATIPWLDANQRGADTLPKLVELVNKAADLTKAAGLKLAYHNHDFEFKKLDNGKSFLQTLLEGTDPSMVDFELDIYWSSFMNEDAVEWFNKYPGRFTMWHVKDLTVNKEGKKESTQVGDGTINFSKIFEHKKHAGLKYAFVEQEAYTMPEEECIKKSIAYMKKKDWGNS